A region of the Sandaracinaceae bacterium genome:
CACGGTAGGCTCAACGACACGGAACGCCCCGGCGGTCGCACCGCGATCGACGGGGCGCTCTCATTCCGTCCGCGGTCAGCTGCGCGTCAGCTCCGACAGCGTGGCGTCGGCCTGCGACTCGCTCGCGTCCATGGGCGGCCCGCTGACCGGGAAGAACACGCGGAAGCCCGCGCCTCCGTCGAGGCCCTCACCCAGCTCGATGAGGCCGCCGTGGTCTTCCACGATGCGCTGCACGATGGCGAGACCGAGGCCCGTGCCCGTGGACTTGGTGGTGTAGTAGGGCTCGAAGACCGTGTCGCGCTGGTCGAGCGGGATGCCGGGGCCGTTGTCCAAGACGGACACCAGCACCCCTTCGCGGTCGGCGCGCAGCACCACGCGCACCACGCCGCCGCGCATACCGTGGCGTGCGAGCGCCGCATCGCGCGCGTTCTGCACCAGGTTGACCAGCACCTGCGCCACCTGCTCGCGGTCGGCGCGCACCATGGGGATGGCGCCCTCCACGCGCAGCTCGGGGGGCACGTCGTCGTGCGCGTGCAGCGTGGTCACCTGCTCGGCCACGCGCACCAAGTCCACGCTGTCGAGGCGCGGGCGCGGCATGCGGGCAAACTCGCTGAACTCCCCCACGATGCGCTTCATGCGCTCCACCTCTTCGAGGATGGTGAGCGTGCTCTCCTCGAAGATCTCGTCGAAGTCCGGGTGCTTCTTGGCGTAGGTCTTGCGCATGGTCTCGATGGAGACCTGGATGGGCGAGAGGGGGTTCTTGATCTCGTGCGCGATGCGCCGCGCGATGTCGCGCCACGCGGCGATGCGCTCGGCCCGCCGCAAGCGCTTCTGCGCAGACTTGAGCTCGCGGGTCATGTGGTTGAAGGCGCTGAAGGTGCGGCCCACCTCGCCACCGCCGCGCTCGTCGATGGCCAGCTCGAGGTCGCCGGCGCCGATGCGCGTGGCGGCGTCCTCCAGCTCACGCAGCGGGCGCGAGAGGCGCACGGCCACCAGCGTCGCGAAGAGCAGCGCCAGCAACGCAGCCACGCCGGCGGTCAGCAAGTTCTGCTGGAGCAGGCCCGCCAGCTGCGCCTCGAGGTCCGCGTCGTCGATGGCGGCCAGCAGCTCGTAGCGCTCCTCCCCGCTGGCCGAGCGGAACGTGAACACGCTGGCCTGCCCGCCGCCGTCGCGCACTTCGCTCGGCAACGCGTCTCCCGGGCGCACCAACACGGCACGCACGGCCGAGTCTTCGCCGAACCAGCGCGAAGCGCGCTCCGCGTCCAAGAAGGCGCCACCCAAGAGGGCCACGCGAACGCCGTCGCGCTCCACGGCGCAGCCGGTCACCCAGGCTTGCTCATCGCGCGCGGGCTCACGACCGTCGCGCACGCGCAGCGTGGTCACGAACGGCTCGTCGCCGCTGCGCTCGAGCTCCTGCAGCAGCGCCACGTCGCGCGCGCCGGCCAGCGACGGGTAGTGCCCAGCGCCCAGCACGCGCCCACGGTCGGCCCCGCGCGCGTCGAACAGCAGCAGCGCGTCGAAGCCCACGGACTCCATCAAGGGCGGCAGGAGACGCTCGAGCTCGGCCTGCTCGGGGCCCATGAAGTGCCCGCGCGCCAGGTCCAACATGACGCGGTCCACCAACAGGTCGTGAGCGCAGAGGCGCGCGAGCGTGGCGCTCATGTCGCTGGCGCGGCCCGCCAGCAGCCGGCGCCCGGCCTCGGCGCGCGCGTCCAGCTGGCGCGCATACGACTCTCGCGTGCGGGCCTCGATGCCGCGCTGGGCCAGCACGCCCACCACCGCCATGGGCAGCCAGGCCACCAGCACGAAGGCCAGCGAGAGACGCACACGCAGGCTCTTCATCGCAGCACCTCGCGCGGGCGATAGAGCGCGTCGAGGCGCAGCCGGCCGAGCGCGTCGAAGCCCACGCCCAGCAGCGTGGCGCGGTGGCGCACCCCATGATCGCGGCCCCCCAGCACCCAGGCGGCCACGTCGGCGGAGCCCGGATCGCTGCCCACGCGCAGGCCACGCTCGGCAAGGTCACGCGCGCGCTCGAGCTGCCCTGTGGCCGCGAACGCCGCGGCGGTGATGGCGCGGTCGGAGGTGAGCGGCGTGAGCAGCGTGGCCAGACGCAGGTCCCACACGCCCCGGCGCACCCGATCGGCCAGCTCACGGCGCCCGCTGACCACCACCTCCACGCGGAAGCCGCGCGGGTCCAGCTGCGCGGCCAGCGCGTCGGCCACGCGGCGCTCGAACGGGTCCTCCGCGGCCACCAGGATGCGCAGCGGGCCACTGGCGCGCGCGGTGGCCGCGCCCTGGTGTTGCCAGGCCGGCAGGTTGGGACCGAGGCGCGCTCCAGGCACCACGCCCACGCGCTCGAGGCGTGCGCGATCTAGCGCGCCCTCCACGGCGGCACGCACGGCGGTGCTGGCCAGCGCCCCGCCCGCACGGTTGGGGATCAGCAGCACCGGCGCGTAGCGGCCCGCGCGTACGAAGGCGCCATCTCGTCCGGCCGCGAACGACGCATGCAGCTCGCCCAGCTCGAAGGCGCGCAGCTCGTCGCTGCTGCTGCGGGCGGCCACCACCTGCACCTCGCGCAAGTAGGGAGCGCCGCGGGGCGCGAAGCGCACCCCACGCAGCCGCAGGTGGCCGTTGGATTGCACGTCCACCACGAAGGGCCCCGTGCCGCGCGGCACGGCCTGCTGCGCCACGATGGCCAGCGGCGCCGCGCTCAGCCGGTGCGACAGCTCGCGCGCCGAGAGCCGCGTGCGGAACGCCACCACCAGGGGGCCGTCGGCTCGCACAGCGCCCACCCCGGCCAACAGCCAGCTGTGCCGGCCTGTGCGCGCCGCCTCGAGCGACTGCGCCACGTGCGTGGCGGTGAGCGTGGCGCCCCCGTGCACGCGCAGGCCGTCGCGCAGCGTGACGCGCAGCTCTCCCTGCTCGCGCGCGGGGTTGTCCAGCGCCAAGAGCGGAAGGGTGCGACCGCTCGGCTCGGTCAGGTACAGCGTGTCGTACACGGCCGCTTCGAGCGCCGCCTGGAGTGGCGTAAGCGCGTCACCGGGCAGCGGGCGCGTCAGCGCCCCGTCGGCAGGCAACACCGCCACGCCGCCGAAGGCCGGAGGCAGCGCCCCCTGTGCCGAGCGCGACAGCGCGAGCCCGAGGAGGAGCGTGACCAGCACCAGCGTGGCGCGCCGTGGCGTCGAGGCGGCCGCCATCACTCCACCACCCACACCCGTGAACCGCCGCGCGCGCGCGTCTCGAAGGCCACGAAGACGGGACGTCCGGTGCCCAGGAAATCGCCCGCTGCGCTGTGCAGCACGGAGCCGGGCATACGCGGGCTCTCCCACACCAGCGCGACGCGTCCGTCGGGCGTCACACGGAACCAGCGCAGCCGGTCTTCCTGGCCTTCGCGGATGTAGTCGGAGGTCAGCACGTCGAGCACGCCGTCCGCGTCGACGTCGGCCGCCGCGAGCGACGCCCCCTGCCCACCCACGCTGCCGTGGCGCCCAGCAGCGCTCGCCACCAGGCTGCCGCGCGGGGTGACCAGCACCGCCACGGGCAGCGCCGCGCCGCTCGGCTGGCGAACGTCCCGCACCACGCGCGCATAGAAGCGGGGCTGCTGCGACGGGGAGTCCTCGCTCGGCTCCACGTCGTCCTCGTCATCGAGGCCGTCGGCGCGCGCGTCGGGCGCCCCCGCAGGCACGAGCTCGCCCTCGAAGTAGTCGCGCCCCGGCACCCAGCGTGCGCAGCCGTCGGAGAACAAGAGCCCCCCGGAGCACCCGGACGCGACCGGCTCGAAGAGCAGCTCGCCGTCCACCAGCGCGAGCGCGAAGTCGCCCTCACGGTCGGAGCGGGCCAGCACCACGCGCCCGGACTGCACCGAGAACCAGGCCTCGAAGCGACGCACCATGGGGACGGTCGGCCGCGCCGCCGGCCAGCGGGCCCGTGCACGGCGCACCAAGCGCAAGCGCGCACCCCCCGCCGACTCGAGCGTGTACACGGACACGTGCGGCGCGCGCGCCACGATCAGCTCGTCGCGCTGATCGCCGTCGAGGTCGGCCACCCCGAAGCCCAGCAGCCCAGCAGCGTCGAAGCGCAGCGAGCGCGCGCTGATGGTGCTAGCCCGCACGGGGGGCACCCCACCCACCACGCGAGTGAGGAACGCATCGAGCGGCGCGCTCGCCTCGCTGACGTGCTCCACGGGAGGCTCGCTGCGGGCGTCCACATAGCGCGCGGTGAGCAGCACGCGCTGTTGGTCGCGGCGCAGCGCGACGCTCACGCCCGTGTCCCGGCCCGCGGTGCGCAGGCGCGTCACCAGCGTGTCGCGCGAGCCGTCCACCGTGGAAGCGAGCTCCACTGCGCCCGCGGGCAGCTGCTGCGTGAAGGCAGCGCGCAGCGCATCGCTCCACGCGGTCTGCGCGCTCGTGTCCGCCGCCGGCAGGCCAAGTACGAGCAAGGTGCTGCGGCCCGCCAGCCACGCGGGCGGTGTCACGCGCGCCAGGAGGGGATGCGCGGCGGCCGGCCCGTTGTCTCCAGGCTGCGCACGCGCGGGTTCCGGCGCACCCGGCGTCTGCGCGTGCCCGGCCGTCCCCAGCCAACACGCCACCATGCCCAGCACCCACCCCCCCCGCAGGCTGATCCGTTGGCCCGTGGGGCTCCTGTCGCCACGTCGTCGAGCATGCGCCCCCGCGCATCCCCGCTTCTGCGTCACGGGCTGCCACCGAACTGCTCGAGCAAGTACGCGTCGGGCGCGGCCACGTCCGGGCGGCGTGCCTGCTCGGTGGGCGCGGTGCCCTCCAGGAACACCTCGTCGCGCGCGCCCTCTTGCCCCGGGTAGGCCAAGAGGCCGCTGGCCGGGTCGATGATGGCGGTGACCACGCCGCTCGGCATGGCGAAGTCGAGCGGAGGCCCCGAGTGCGCGGCCTGCATGATCTCGAGCCAGATGGGCAGCGCGGCGCGCCCGCCGGTCTCGTTGCGGCCAATCGGCCGGCGGTCGTCGAAGCCCACCCACACGCCCGTGACCACACGCGGCGTGTAGCCGATGAACCAGGCATCGCAGGCGTCGTTGCTGGTGCCCGTCTTGCCCGCTGCCGGCCGGCGCAGCGCGCGCGCCCGGGTGGCCGTCCCGCTCTCGATCACGCTGGTGAGCATACTGGTCAGCACGTAGGCCTCCGCGGGCGTCATCACGTCGCGCGCGTCTTCGCGTGGGGGCAGCGCCACGTCACCGCTCGGGCCCTCGATGCGCGTCACGATGCGCGCGTCCGCCCAGCGGCCGCCCGCCGCGAACGTGGCATACGCGTTGGTCATCTCGATGGGGCGCACACCGCTCGCCCCGAGGGCCAGGGCCACCGACGGATCCAGCTCGGTGGTGATGCCGAGACGCGCCGCGAAGGCCACCACGGCGCTGGGCTCGAGCTCTTCGATGACCCGCACCGCCACCACGTTCACGGACCCGGCCAGCGCGTCGCGCAGGCGAATGGGCCCCTGGTGCCGCCAGGTCTCGAAGTTCTGGGGCTGCCACTGGTCGTACACGGCGGGCGCGTCGATGACCAAGGTGGCGGGCGTGTACCGCCGCGACTGGATTCCCAGACCGTAGACCAAGGGCTTGAACGTGCTGCCCGGCTGGCGCACCGCCTGGAGCGCACGGTTGAACCCGGCCCCGTCGTCGTATCCGCCCACGATGGCGAGCACATCCCGCGTGCGCGGATCGATGACCACGGCGGCAGCTTCCGGCCCCAGCTCGAGGCGCGCCTCGGACACGTCGTCCTCTTCCGTGGCGAGCCGCAAGAGCGAGACGTGCACGCGCGCGCCCTCGGCGGCGAAGGCCTCGGCCGAAAGCCCGCTGGGGTTGTAGCGCGCGGCTTCCGAGAGAGAGACCACCGCGCGGGTGCCGCTGATGTCCACCACCAGCTCGGCGCGCTGGTTGTTGCGCTCGAGCACGCGCGCCACGTAAGTGCGACCCAAGCGCAGCGCTTCCGCAGCCGGAGCCTGGGCAGCACGACGCGGCGCCGCGAGGGGCCCTCGGTAGGCGTGCCGCCCGTCGATGGCCTCGAGCCCTCCGCGCACTGCGGCGCGCGTGGCCCGCTGCAGCGCGAGGTCGATGCTGGTGTGCACGGTGAAGCCCCCACGGCGATAGGCTGCATCGTCTACCTGGGCGCGCAGCACCTCGCGCGCGATGGTCATGACCTCCGGCGCACCCCCGCCTGCCGGTGGCAGCTCCACGAGCTCCACCTCGGTGTCGCGGGCGGCCGCGATCTGCTCGAGCGTCACGTCGGGCCAGTAGGCCTCGCGCTTCGCCTCCAGCTGTCCCAGAACATACAGCTGGCGCCGGCGCGCCGCCTCAGGGTGGCGCCGCGGGTTCAGCCGCGTGGGCGACTGCGGAATGCCCGCCAGGAGCGAGGCCTCGGCCAGCGTCAGGTCCTCGGCGTTCTTGCCGAAGTAGTACTGCGCGGCCTCCTGCACGCCGTAGCGCCCCTGACCGAAGTTGATGTGGTTCAGGTAGAGGTGGAGGATCTCGTCCTTGGTGAGCTCGGCCTCCACGCGGTAGGCCAGGATCAGCTCGCGCACCTTGCGCCCGAACGTGCGCTCGGGGGTGAGCAGCAGCAGCTTGACCACCTGCTGGGTGATGGTGGACGCCCCCTGCGCCGCTCGCCGCGCGAGGATGTCGCGGAAGATGGCGCGCGCAATGCCCACGTAGTCCACGCCCGAGTGGCGGTAGAAGTCCGCATCCTCGCTGGCCAGCATGGCCAGCACCATCACGCGGGGGATGCGGTCGATGGGGATGACGGTGCGGCGCTCGTCGTACAGCTCCCCGATGACCGCGCCGCGGCGGTCCACCACGCGCGTGATCTGCGGCGGGTCGTAGGCGCGCAGGCTGGCGACGTCCGGGAGGTCTCGGCTGTAGTAGGCGATGATGCCCACCAGCGTGACGACCCCCAGCACCAGGCCCACCAGCGCCAGCTTGAGCAGACGCGCGCCCCAGCGCCGCAGCCGGCTCGGTGGGGGCGGCGCAGCCTGACGGCCCCCTGGCCGCCCGGGACCGCGACCCGGGCGAGTGGCGCTGGCCGATGAGGGGCGGGCAAAGGGAGGCGGGCTCTTGCGCTTGCTGGGAGGTGGCATCGGGTCGGTCGGCGCAGGGCGGCGCTCGCGTCACCTCATATAGCAACGTTGGCGGGGAAAGCCCCATTCCGGCGAGTCGTGACGTGGTAGCGTTATCACCCGATGCAGAATCGCTTCATCCGGTGCCCCCACTGCGGCGTCCCGCACGACGCCTCGGTGCCGCTGTGCCCCACCACCGGACAGCCCGTGGCGCGCGCCACCAAGCGCACCAGCTCGAACCCTGCTCCGGCTACGGCGGCAGCCCCCGCGGCGGCGCCCAAGGCAGCGCCCGTGTCTGCACCGTCGTCACCCGCAGACGTCATCCTCGGTGGGCGCTATCGCCTGCTGCACATTCTGGGCGAGGGGGGCATGGGCACCGTCTGGGCCGCCGAGCACCAGCTCCTCAAGAAACTTGTGGCCGTGAAGCTGCTCCTGCCGCAGCAGCTGCATGGCGCCGCGCGCAAGCGCTTCGAGAGGGAGGCGCGCATGGCCGGCTCCATCGGCCACCCCAGCATCGTGAAGGTCTTCGACCTGGGGCACCGCGAGGACGGCGCACCCTACCTGGTCATGGAGTACTTGAAGGGCGAGTCGCTGGCGGACCGCCTCGAGACCTATGGCGCGCTCGACGTGGCGGAGTGCGTGACCATCATGACGCAGGTGCTCGGGGGTCTCGCGGCCGCGCACGAGAAGGGCATCGTCCACCGCGACCTGAAGCCGGACAACATCTTCTTGGCGCGCCAGGACGACGGGGTCACGCGCGCGAAGCTGTTGGACTTCGGCGTCAGCAAGAGCCTGGACGAGAACACGCTCGCGCTCACCCGCACGGGCGCGGTGATCGGCACCCCGTACTACCTCTCGCCGGAGCAGGCGCGCGGCGACCAGGGCATCGACCATCGCGTGGACCTGTGGGCGGCCGGCGTGGTGCTCTACGAGATGCTCACCGGACAGCTGCCGTTCATCGCAGACAACTACAACGCGCTGCTGGTGAAGATCCTCATGAACGCGCCAGTGCCGCCCTCGCGCGTGCGGCCCAGCATCCCGCTCGAGATGGAGGCCATCGTGCTGCGGGCGCTGGAGCAAGACCGCGAGCACCGCTTCCCGAGCGCGCAGGTCATGCTGGACGCGCTGGCACGCGTGCAGGTGCCCAACGCCAAGGGCACGGGCTCGGCGCGGCGCGCGGGGCCGAAGCCCACGGAGGACGACGACGGCACGCTGGTGTCCACCGACGTGCACCTGGGCGAAGAAGAGCTGAGCGTCACCTCCGACCTGGACGAGCCCACGCAGGTCAGCGACAGCTTCGTGTTCGATGCCCTGCGCCGCACCGGCACCCTCGAGGTGGACGTGGACATCGATCTCGGCGACGAGGAAGAGGGCGCCCAGGACGAGCAGGAAGCCACGCTGGTCAGCGACAGCATCGCGCTCGACTTCCCGCACAAGAAGAGCGGCAAGCCCTGAGCCCCGCGGCCTGCTACAGGGGGCGTCCATGCGGCACGACTCCACCGACGTCATCGAGATCACGGGCCCTCCGGAGCTGACCCGGCCGGCGTCCGACGTGATCCGCGTGCTGTCGGGGATGATCACGCCCACCCGCCTCGGGCGCATCGAGGCCGCCGCGCGTGGACGCACCCTTGGGGTGGTGCCGGTCCTGGACGGCCTGAGCGACCCGCACAACGCGTCGGCCATCTTGCGCAGCTCGGAGGCGTTCGGCGTTCAAGCGGTGCACTTGGTCCCGGGTCCACACGGCTTCCGCGCCACGCGCTCGGTGGAAAAAGGCAGCAGCCGCTGGCTGGACATCCAGCTGCACGCGGACTCGGCCACCTGTGCCGACGCCGTGGTGGCCGCGGGCTACCAGCTCTTCATCGCGGTCATGGACGGCGACGAGACGCCCGAGTTGCTGGCCGAGCGCGTGGCGAGCGGGGAGCGCGTGGCCGTCGCCTTCGGAAACGAACGCGAGGGCATCTCGGACGCGATGCGCGCCCGCGCCACGGGCAGCTACCGGGTGCCCATGCGCGGGTTCGTGGAGAGCCTGAACGTGTCCGTCGCGGCCGCGACCACGCTGTACACCATCACGTCACGGGCCCCGCGGCTCGCGAGCGAGGCGGAAGTGCAGCGCCTGATCGCGCGCTACCTGATGCACTCGGTGCACGACGCCGAGTCCGTGCTGGACTTGCACCTCGATGGTGGGTAGGCGCGCCGCCATCTCGGCGAGCAGACGCGACGGAACGCAAACGGGCCAGCCCCGAAGAGCCAGCCCGCGTGCGTCATTCGTCAGCCAGCTTCAGCGCGCGGCGAGCGCGGCGCGCACGGCGGCT
Encoded here:
- a CDS encoding RNA methyltransferase is translated as MRHDSTDVIEITGPPELTRPASDVIRVLSGMITPTRLGRIEAAARGRTLGVVPVLDGLSDPHNASAILRSSEAFGVQAVHLVPGPHGFRATRSVEKGSSRWLDIQLHADSATCADAVVAAGYQLFIAVMDGDETPELLAERVASGERVAVAFGNEREGISDAMRARATGSYRVPMRGFVESLNVSVAAATTLYTITSRAPRLASEAEVQRLIARYLMHSVHDAESVLDLHLDGG
- a CDS encoding PBP1A family penicillin-binding protein, yielding MPPPSKRKSPPPFARPSSASATRPGRGPGRPGGRQAAPPPPSRLRRWGARLLKLALVGLVLGVVTLVGIIAYYSRDLPDVASLRAYDPPQITRVVDRRGAVIGELYDERRTVIPIDRIPRVMVLAMLASEDADFYRHSGVDYVGIARAIFRDILARRAAQGASTITQQVVKLLLLTPERTFGRKVRELILAYRVEAELTKDEILHLYLNHINFGQGRYGVQEAAQYYFGKNAEDLTLAEASLLAGIPQSPTRLNPRRHPEAARRRQLYVLGQLEAKREAYWPDVTLEQIAAARDTEVELVELPPAGGGAPEVMTIAREVLRAQVDDAAYRRGGFTVHTSIDLALQRATRAAVRGGLEAIDGRHAYRGPLAAPRRAAQAPAAEALRLGRTYVARVLERNNQRAELVVDISGTRAVVSLSEAARYNPSGLSAEAFAAEGARVHVSLLRLATEEDDVSEARLELGPEAAAVVIDPRTRDVLAIVGGYDDGAGFNRALQAVRQPGSTFKPLVYGLGIQSRRYTPATLVIDAPAVYDQWQPQNFETWRHQGPIRLRDALAGSVNVVAVRVIEELEPSAVVAFAARLGITTELDPSVALALGASGVRPIEMTNAYATFAAGGRWADARIVTRIEGPSGDVALPPREDARDVMTPAEAYVLTSMLTSVIESGTATRARALRRPAAGKTGTSNDACDAWFIGYTPRVVTGVWVGFDDRRPIGRNETGGRAALPIWLEIMQAAHSGPPLDFAMPSGVVTAIIDPASGLLAYPGQEGARDEVFLEGTAPTEQARRPDVAAPDAYLLEQFGGSP
- a CDS encoding HAMP domain-containing protein yields the protein MKSLRVRLSLAFVLVAWLPMAVVGVLAQRGIEARTRESYARQLDARAEAGRRLLAGRASDMSATLARLCAHDLLVDRVMLDLARGHFMGPEQAELERLLPPLMESVGFDALLLFDARGADRGRVLGAGHYPSLAGARDVALLQELERSGDEPFVTTLRVRDGREPARDEQAWVTGCAVERDGVRVALLGGAFLDAERASRWFGEDSAVRAVLVRPGDALPSEVRDGGGQASVFTFRSASGEERYELLAAIDDADLEAQLAGLLQQNLLTAGVAALLALLFATLVAVRLSRPLRELEDAATRIGAGDLELAIDERGGGEVGRTFSAFNHMTRELKSAQKRLRRAERIAAWRDIARRIAHEIKNPLSPIQVSIETMRKTYAKKHPDFDEIFEESTLTILEEVERMKRIVGEFSEFARMPRPRLDSVDLVRVAEQVTTLHAHDDVPPELRVEGAIPMVRADREQVAQVLVNLVQNARDAALARHGMRGGVVRVVLRADREGVLVSVLDNGPGIPLDQRDTVFEPYYTTKSTGTGLGLAIVQRIVEDHGGLIELGEGLDGGAGFRVFFPVSGPPMDASESQADATLSELTRS
- a CDS encoding serine/threonine protein kinase; protein product: MQNRFIRCPHCGVPHDASVPLCPTTGQPVARATKRTSSNPAPATAAAPAAAPKAAPVSAPSSPADVILGGRYRLLHILGEGGMGTVWAAEHQLLKKLVAVKLLLPQQLHGAARKRFEREARMAGSIGHPSIVKVFDLGHREDGAPYLVMEYLKGESLADRLETYGALDVAECVTIMTQVLGGLAAAHEKGIVHRDLKPDNIFLARQDDGVTRAKLLDFGVSKSLDENTLALTRTGAVIGTPYYLSPEQARGDQGIDHRVDLWAAGVVLYEMLTGQLPFIADNYNALLVKILMNAPVPPSRVRPSIPLEMEAIVLRALEQDREHRFPSAQVMLDALARVQVPNAKGTGSARRAGPKPTEDDDGTLVSTDVHLGEEELSVTSDLDEPTQVSDSFVFDALRRTGTLEVDVDIDLGDEEEGAQDEQEATLVSDSIALDFPHKKSGKP